In Elaeis guineensis isolate ETL-2024a chromosome 1, EG11, whole genome shotgun sequence, a genomic segment contains:
- the LOC105032110 gene encoding kinesin-like protein KIN-14O isoform X2, whose product MEPMEEPLRGIGNLHLDLSDGIVAASESGEVPSTPSMVYTDVNVVPEHDNEVSVPAISSFQDSIFLKEISALRAKQRSLDVKRREALDKILDIKGSIRVFCRIRNGLSMDNKKIMSPISTGLEKITVRSVGTRKEFNVDKVFPQDSTQEDVFLEVEPILRSALDGHNVCILAYGQTGTGKTYTMEGTNDRQGIVPRAIEELFRQVSKDKSTSFSLSMSMLEVYMGSLGDLLSQRHPSARTMNSIPKCSLSILTGSNGTVEVEGLTDVMVPDLKHANRWYARGRRARATCWTNVNEASSRSHCLTRITICRSGDKVEGDKVVSKLWLVDLGGSERLLKTGATGQTLDEGKAINLSLSALGDVIAALKRKRNHIPYRNSKLTQILSDSLGDGSKVLMIVHISASEDDVAETICSLSFAKRVRAIEANVSEDAKKQKEKSIAELEQQIHDTEEELHKVRSQIERVENMVQENNKLFLNDDQKGSPRSPLILDQIEIVGSPQTTKKVIGKTCHTSVPHFMASTACSRQRQSAAGEVNSKLRAMRFGNKSSANFLGSQFLSYSGPYLLANSRSSKSKQVTCEANISKCRHSLFSCNPDNASQNSTDLKPPNLPRNKKVSTSQPNFRVTPHQHRRRMSDLT is encoded by the exons ATGGAACCCATGGAAGAGCCCCTGAGAGGGATTGGAAATTTGCATTTGGATCTGTCTGATGGCATAGTGGCTGCATCTGAATCAGGGGAGGTGCCTTCTACTCCCTCAATGGTTTATACCGATGTTAACGTCGTCCCCGAGCATGACAACGAAGTGTCGGTGCCGGCGATCTCGAGCTTCCAAGACAGTATTTTTCTCAAGG AAATTTCGGCATTGAGAGCAAAGCAGAGGTCTTTGGATGTGAAACGGCGAGAAGCGCTTGATAAGATACTGGACATAAAAG GAAGCATCAGAGTGTTTTGCCGAATTCGAAACGGTCTTTCGATGGATAACAAAAAGATAATGTCGCCCATATCCACCGGACTGGAGAAGATCACGGTCAGATCGGTAGGAACCAGGAAAGAATTCAATGTCGATAAGGTATTCCCTCAGGATTCAACACAAG AGGATGTGTTTCTAGAGGTGGAGCCAATCCTTAGATCTGCGCTGGATGGCCATAATGTGTGCATTCTTGCCTATGGTCAGACTGGAACTGGAAAGACATATACCATG GAAGGGACTAATGACCGACAGGGAATTGTGCCTCGAGCCATCGAAGAGCTATTTCGCCAAGTTTCAAAAGACAAATCGACATCCTTTAGCTTGTCGATGAGTATGCTAGAGGTCTACATGGGTAGTCTCGGGGACCTCTTGTCCCAAAGGCACCCTTCAGCTAGAACCATGAATTCCATCCCCAAATG TAGCCTCAGCATTTTAACTGGTAGTAATGGCACTGTTGAAGTTGAGGGACTCACAGATGTGATGGTACCTGACCTCAAACATGCGAACCGATGGTATGCCAGGGGGAGGCGTGCTCGTGCTACTTGCTGGACTAATGTCAATGAGGCCTCAAGCAGATCACATTG CTTGACTAGAATTACCATATGCCGATCTGGAGATAAGGTGGAAGGTGATAAAGTGGTAAGCAAGCTTTGGCTGGTGGACCTAGGAGGAAGTGAGCGCTTGCTAAAAACTGGTGCCACTGGACAAACGCTAGATGAAGGGAAGGCTATTAATCTCTCTCTATCAGCCCTTGGTGATGTTATTGCTGCTCTGAAAAGGAAGCGAAATCACATACCCTACAG GAACAGCAAGCTCACTCAGATTCTTAGTGACTCTCTGG GTGATGGTTCAAAGGTTTTGATGATCGTGCACATCAGTGCTAGCGAAGATGATGTAGCGGAGACAATATGTTCTTTGAGCTTTGCAAAAAGAGTGAGAGCTATAGAGGCCAATGTTTCAGAG GATGCGAAGAAACAGAAGGAAAAGTCTATTGCTGAACTTGAGCAGCAGATACATGATACTGAAGAAGAGCTCCATAAAGTAAGGAGCCAGATAGAAAGAGTTGAGAACATGGTTCAAGAGAATAACAAGCTTTTTCTTAATGATGATCAGAAGGGATCACCAAGAAGCCCTCTAATATTAGATCAGATAGAAATTGTAGGAAGCCCCCAAACCACAAAGAAAGTCATCGGCAAAACATGTCATACTTCAGTTCCTCATTTCATGGCTTCTACGGCTTGCAGCCGTCAGAGGCAAAGTGCAGCCGGGGAAGTAAATAGCAAATTAAGAGCAATGAGATTTGGAAACAAAAGCTCGGCGAATTTCCTTGGATCCCAGTTCCTAAGCTATTCAGGCCCTTATCTCCTAGCAAATTCTCGAAGCTCAAAGAGTAAACAAGTAACATGTGAAGCCAACATTTCCAAGTGCAGacattcattattttcttgcaatcCAGATAATGCTAGCCAGAATAGCACAGATTTAAAGCCACCCAACTTACCACGGAACAAAAAAGTCTCTACTTCTCAGCCCAACTTTAGAGTTACTCCACATCAACACAGAAGGAGGATGTCTGATTTAACCTGA
- the LOC105032110 gene encoding kinesin-like protein KIN-14O isoform X1, translated as MEPMEEPLRGIGNLHLDLSDGIVAASESGEVPSTPSMVYTDVNVVPEHDNEVSVPAISSFQDSIFLKAEISALRAKQRSLDVKRREALDKILDIKGSIRVFCRIRNGLSMDNKKIMSPISTGLEKITVRSVGTRKEFNVDKVFPQDSTQEDVFLEVEPILRSALDGHNVCILAYGQTGTGKTYTMEGTNDRQGIVPRAIEELFRQVSKDKSTSFSLSMSMLEVYMGSLGDLLSQRHPSARTMNSIPKCSLSILTGSNGTVEVEGLTDVMVPDLKHANRWYARGRRARATCWTNVNEASSRSHCLTRITICRSGDKVEGDKVVSKLWLVDLGGSERLLKTGATGQTLDEGKAINLSLSALGDVIAALKRKRNHIPYRNSKLTQILSDSLGDGSKVLMIVHISASEDDVAETICSLSFAKRVRAIEANVSEDAKKQKEKSIAELEQQIHDTEEELHKVRSQIERVENMVQENNKLFLNDDQKGSPRSPLILDQIEIVGSPQTTKKVIGKTCHTSVPHFMASTACSRQRQSAAGEVNSKLRAMRFGNKSSANFLGSQFLSYSGPYLLANSRSSKSKQVTCEANISKCRHSLFSCNPDNASQNSTDLKPPNLPRNKKVSTSQPNFRVTPHQHRRRMSDLT; from the exons ATGGAACCCATGGAAGAGCCCCTGAGAGGGATTGGAAATTTGCATTTGGATCTGTCTGATGGCATAGTGGCTGCATCTGAATCAGGGGAGGTGCCTTCTACTCCCTCAATGGTTTATACCGATGTTAACGTCGTCCCCGAGCATGACAACGAAGTGTCGGTGCCGGCGATCTCGAGCTTCCAAGACAGTATTTTTCTCAAGG CAGAAATTTCGGCATTGAGAGCAAAGCAGAGGTCTTTGGATGTGAAACGGCGAGAAGCGCTTGATAAGATACTGGACATAAAAG GAAGCATCAGAGTGTTTTGCCGAATTCGAAACGGTCTTTCGATGGATAACAAAAAGATAATGTCGCCCATATCCACCGGACTGGAGAAGATCACGGTCAGATCGGTAGGAACCAGGAAAGAATTCAATGTCGATAAGGTATTCCCTCAGGATTCAACACAAG AGGATGTGTTTCTAGAGGTGGAGCCAATCCTTAGATCTGCGCTGGATGGCCATAATGTGTGCATTCTTGCCTATGGTCAGACTGGAACTGGAAAGACATATACCATG GAAGGGACTAATGACCGACAGGGAATTGTGCCTCGAGCCATCGAAGAGCTATTTCGCCAAGTTTCAAAAGACAAATCGACATCCTTTAGCTTGTCGATGAGTATGCTAGAGGTCTACATGGGTAGTCTCGGGGACCTCTTGTCCCAAAGGCACCCTTCAGCTAGAACCATGAATTCCATCCCCAAATG TAGCCTCAGCATTTTAACTGGTAGTAATGGCACTGTTGAAGTTGAGGGACTCACAGATGTGATGGTACCTGACCTCAAACATGCGAACCGATGGTATGCCAGGGGGAGGCGTGCTCGTGCTACTTGCTGGACTAATGTCAATGAGGCCTCAAGCAGATCACATTG CTTGACTAGAATTACCATATGCCGATCTGGAGATAAGGTGGAAGGTGATAAAGTGGTAAGCAAGCTTTGGCTGGTGGACCTAGGAGGAAGTGAGCGCTTGCTAAAAACTGGTGCCACTGGACAAACGCTAGATGAAGGGAAGGCTATTAATCTCTCTCTATCAGCCCTTGGTGATGTTATTGCTGCTCTGAAAAGGAAGCGAAATCACATACCCTACAG GAACAGCAAGCTCACTCAGATTCTTAGTGACTCTCTGG GTGATGGTTCAAAGGTTTTGATGATCGTGCACATCAGTGCTAGCGAAGATGATGTAGCGGAGACAATATGTTCTTTGAGCTTTGCAAAAAGAGTGAGAGCTATAGAGGCCAATGTTTCAGAG GATGCGAAGAAACAGAAGGAAAAGTCTATTGCTGAACTTGAGCAGCAGATACATGATACTGAAGAAGAGCTCCATAAAGTAAGGAGCCAGATAGAAAGAGTTGAGAACATGGTTCAAGAGAATAACAAGCTTTTTCTTAATGATGATCAGAAGGGATCACCAAGAAGCCCTCTAATATTAGATCAGATAGAAATTGTAGGAAGCCCCCAAACCACAAAGAAAGTCATCGGCAAAACATGTCATACTTCAGTTCCTCATTTCATGGCTTCTACGGCTTGCAGCCGTCAGAGGCAAAGTGCAGCCGGGGAAGTAAATAGCAAATTAAGAGCAATGAGATTTGGAAACAAAAGCTCGGCGAATTTCCTTGGATCCCAGTTCCTAAGCTATTCAGGCCCTTATCTCCTAGCAAATTCTCGAAGCTCAAAGAGTAAACAAGTAACATGTGAAGCCAACATTTCCAAGTGCAGacattcattattttcttgcaatcCAGATAATGCTAGCCAGAATAGCACAGATTTAAAGCCACCCAACTTACCACGGAACAAAAAAGTCTCTACTTCTCAGCCCAACTTTAGAGTTACTCCACATCAACACAGAAGGAGGATGTCTGATTTAACCTGA